One genomic region from Streptomyces sp. NBC_00457 encodes:
- a CDS encoding enoyl-CoA hydratase/isomerase family protein, whose protein sequence is MTDPYEQFTSLTFERPAPGVLRIVLDAPHLNAVDPKMHGELADIWPVVDRDDDVRAVLVQGAGKAFSAGGTFDSIEAMTEDYTVRARVMREARDMVYGVINCSKPVVSAIHGPAVGAGLVIGMLADISVAGRRAKIVDGHTRLGVAAGDHAAICWPLLCGMAKAKYYLLTCETLTGEEAERIGLVSKCVDDGEVHAEGLRLATVLAAGPASALSWTKRSLNHWYRTAGPLFEASLGLEFFGFGGHEVTEGLAAHRAKRAPDFEGVAAKHPLDL, encoded by the coding sequence GTGACGGATCCCTATGAGCAGTTCACGAGCCTGACCTTCGAGCGGCCCGCGCCCGGGGTGCTCCGGATCGTGCTCGACGCCCCCCACCTCAACGCGGTCGACCCCAAGATGCACGGCGAGCTGGCCGACATCTGGCCTGTCGTCGACCGGGACGACGACGTGCGCGCGGTCCTGGTCCAGGGCGCGGGCAAGGCCTTCTCGGCGGGCGGGACCTTCGACTCCATCGAGGCCATGACCGAGGACTACACGGTGCGTGCGCGGGTGATGCGCGAGGCGCGGGACATGGTGTACGGGGTGATCAACTGCTCCAAGCCCGTGGTGTCCGCGATCCACGGTCCCGCCGTCGGCGCCGGGCTGGTGATCGGCATGCTGGCGGACATCTCCGTGGCCGGACGCCGGGCGAAGATCGTCGACGGGCACACCCGGCTCGGCGTGGCGGCCGGCGACCATGCGGCGATCTGCTGGCCGCTGCTGTGCGGCATGGCCAAGGCCAAGTACTACCTGCTGACCTGCGAGACGCTCACCGGCGAGGAGGCCGAGCGGATCGGCCTGGTCTCCAAGTGTGTCGACGACGGGGAGGTGCACGCCGAGGGGCTGCGCCTCGCGACCGTGCTGGCCGCCGGCCCGGCGAGCGCGCTGAGCTGGACCAAGCGCTCCCTCAACCACTGGTACCGCACGGCGGGGCCGCTCTTCGAGGCCTCGCTCGGACTCGAGTTCTTCGGGTTCGGCGGGCACGAGGTCACCGAGGGTCTCGCCGCCCACCGTGCAAAGCGCGCCCCGGACTTCGAGGGCGTGGCCGCCAAGCACCCGCTCGACCTCTGA
- a CDS encoding acyl-CoA dehydrogenase family protein: protein MDLTFSEEQDELRKVVRAFLARHSDEAAVRRLAADPHGLDTVVWRRMATELGLQGLAIPEEYGGSGFGYVDLGIVFEEAGRALLCAPYFATVALAAEALLRCDDERARADLLPGITSGATVATLALTEENGRWDETGIGLTAGDDNRLTGVKTYVPDGHLADLFLVAARTASGISLFAVEADAPGLTRTLLPTLDQTRKQARVEFRDTPARLLGTEGTAWPALRRTLATASVLLAAEQVGGAAAALDTAVSYARIRVQYGRPIGSFQGVKHKCADMLTEIESARSAAYGGLWALDAGDETQTAIAAALAQAFCSEAFTKVAGDSIQVHGGIGFTWEHPAHLYLKRAKSSEVLLGTPAYHRELLAARLGI, encoded by the coding sequence ATGGATCTCACCTTCAGCGAGGAGCAGGACGAACTGCGCAAGGTCGTACGCGCGTTCCTCGCCCGACACTCCGACGAGGCCGCCGTGCGCCGCCTCGCCGCCGACCCGCACGGTCTCGACACGGTCGTCTGGCGGCGCATGGCCACCGAACTCGGCCTGCAGGGACTCGCCATACCGGAGGAGTACGGCGGCTCGGGCTTCGGCTACGTCGATCTCGGCATCGTCTTCGAGGAGGCGGGCCGCGCCCTGCTCTGCGCGCCCTACTTCGCCACCGTGGCCCTGGCCGCCGAGGCGCTCCTGCGCTGCGACGACGAGCGGGCCCGCGCCGACCTCCTGCCCGGCATCACGTCCGGCGCGACGGTGGCCACGCTGGCGCTGACCGAGGAGAACGGCCGCTGGGACGAGACGGGCATCGGCCTCACGGCCGGCGACGACAACCGGCTCACCGGAGTCAAGACATACGTCCCCGACGGCCATCTCGCCGACCTGTTCCTGGTCGCCGCCCGCACCGCGTCCGGCATCAGCCTCTTCGCCGTCGAAGCCGACGCCCCGGGCCTCACCCGCACCCTCCTCCCCACCCTCGACCAGACCCGCAAACAGGCCCGCGTGGAGTTCCGGGACACCCCCGCCCGGCTGCTCGGCACCGAGGGCACCGCCTGGCCCGCACTGCGCCGCACCCTCGCCACCGCCTCCGTCCTGCTCGCCGCCGAACAGGTCGGGGGAGCCGCCGCGGCCCTGGACACCGCCGTGTCCTACGCGAGGATCCGCGTCCAGTACGGCAGGCCGATCGGCTCCTTCCAGGGCGTCAAGCACAAGTGCGCCGACATGCTCACCGAGATCGAGTCGGCGCGCTCGGCGGCGTACGGCGGCCTGTGGGCACTGGACGCCGGGGACGAGACGCAGACCGCGATCGCCGCGGCGCTGGCCCAGGCCTTCTGCTCGGAGGCGTTCACCAAGGTCGCGGGCGACAGCATCCAGGTGCACGGCGGGATCGGCTTCACCTGGGAACACCCCGCCCACCTCTATCTGAAACGGGCCAAGAGTTCCGAGGTGCTGCTGGGGACGCCCGCGTACCACCGGGAACTGCTCGCCGCCCGGCTCGGCATCTAG